Proteins encoded in a region of the Mycolicibacterium duvalii genome:
- a CDS encoding histidine phosphatase family protein, with protein MTETSDTAVAKTVVHVMRHGEVHNPDQILYGRLPDYHLSERGQAQAAAVADWLAHRDIAHVVASPLERAQETAAPIARRHGLDIATDDELIESLNVFQGQRVSPGDGALRDPRNWWHLRNPRSPSWGEPYTDIAARMRRAVGRARQAAAGHEAVCVSHQLPVETLRRAMTGAPLHHFPTRRLCNLASVTSFYFHGDVYVGWGYAELAGR; from the coding sequence ATGACCGAAACTTCCGACACCGCAGTGGCCAAGACTGTGGTCCACGTGATGCGCCACGGCGAGGTGCACAACCCCGACCAGATCCTCTACGGCCGGCTGCCGGACTATCACCTGTCCGAACGGGGCCAGGCGCAGGCCGCCGCGGTCGCCGACTGGCTGGCCCACCGCGACATCGCCCACGTGGTGGCCTCCCCGCTGGAGCGGGCCCAGGAGACCGCGGCGCCCATCGCCCGTCGACACGGCCTGGACATCGCCACCGACGACGAGCTCATCGAATCGCTGAACGTGTTCCAGGGGCAACGGGTTTCGCCCGGCGACGGGGCGCTGCGCGATCCACGCAACTGGTGGCATCTGCGCAATCCCCGCAGCCCGTCGTGGGGGGAGCCCTACACCGATATCGCCGCGCGGATGCGGCGCGCGGTGGGCCGCGCGCGTCAGGCCGCCGCCGGCCACGAGGCGGTGTGTGTCAGCCACCAGCTTCCGGTCGAGACGCTGCGGCGGGCGATGACCGGTGCTCCGCTGCACCACTTCCCGACGCGGCGGCTGTGCAACCTGGCCTCGGTGACGTCGTTCTACTTCCACGGGGATGTCTACGTCGGCTGGGGGTACGCGGAGTTGGCCGGCCGGTGA